The genomic DNA atccattaattaattgttttccATATTCAAGTTTGTATTTGTTTGCGGTCacattttgtataaaatatattatattaattaatatacagAAGAAGTGTTAAAAATGTTAAACGTATTATTAGGGTTCTTGAATATTAATTATCCAATAatacatacataataatatacatGAGCTTCCATTCTTCTGGTTTCTGCAGGTTAGTATATAATTGTTTTAAAACGATATATAATTGGCTGgcaatgatattatatatatatatatatatgcattcttAATCATAATAATCATTTATAAGTTTTGTTTATCATCAATTACTtaccaaaagaaagaaagaaattaagcaCCCAACCCAACCAGGCTACTTCATCAATCTCTATATATGTAgcatcatacatatatatagcaggctagcttaattaattaattagcttgaagataaatgatatatatataagtgtgtggtTAAGGccatacataaattaattatgacTTAATTGAAAGAACTCAGACTAATTACAAAGTAAGTAACTGCAAGGAGAATCTAATTAAGTAgatccataatttttttttttattgcatgaTTGTTATAATAAGTCCTTAATTTCTTACTAacactctatatatataaatattcttCCCACAATAAGAAATATCTAAACTAAAAtacaaagaataagaaaaaagaagaaacaatgaAAAAGCTAACTCTAAATCGTCATAGTAATATATAATTGATGATGGTTATGGTTAGGGATCAATCATTAGGGCTCTCCCCGAATGTGAGCACTAGTTGGTTTATTTGTGTGAATTTTATGCCTTTATATAGGTGAGCAGGAGATATTCAGAATTATAATCtcttagattttaattttggtgATTTTATGTTGTAGCAAAATCTTTCATATCaaatagagatagagagaagatgactatcttaattaaattttcatatatgagatttgttaaataaaaataatattaattcataattattcaaaaaagagACGAGTTAAATGGTCTTCGATCAAATTGCGGCTTAGAAATGATTATCTATATATTGATAATTATCGTGTTGGAGATTGTCCTTCAAATTGAGTTTAGAAAAAATAtgtcattcaaataatattataaatatatgacAAGAtggaatttgtattttttttcaaagatataatttgataaattttcagtCTCCTAATTAAATATTCTCACTTCAATAATAAACTCAGATAATATTACTGCAAAGATTGAACGAGATGAAGGGCAAGGAGGAGGTCACGAGTACACAAACTAAAAGCAAATTAATTAGCAAAGTGATTAAATCACATGGAGGATCAGCTCTGAAGGTACAAACGCCATTACTCAAAAGGCCTGTCCTCTTGAATGGTAATTAATCACTAATTAGAGTCGACGCGAGAGTCTCTCCAATACCTAAAAGACAACCCTGAATCTAAATTAAGGTCTAAGAGAAACATATGTACATACTGATGCAGGTAATTAACTGAttaatctcttcttcttcttcttcttcttctactccTCTTTGGACACCTTTCGCAGCTGCCAAGGCACCATATCCTGAAGCAGTCCACAATCCCTAATCAAACACGGAGAATCAACTGGGAATGAGGAATTAGCATTAGCGGTGAAGCTCAAACAAGGTGACGGCGATGGATTAATAATATGGGAATTATAGGGTTGCTCATGGCGGTGATCATAGTGAAGAGACGAAGGCCCACCGCCGCCAAAGCCGGCGGATTCCGTCACGAGTCTGACGTTTCCACGCGGTGTTACCAGGCACGAATGCGTGTGAGTGCCTTCGTAGGTGGTGACAACGGTGGCCGGATCGCCGGAACATCGCTCCACCCGCTTCTTTACTCCACATCCTGGACCAGTGCAGCGGTAGTAGCTCCTGACGagaaaacattaatattattgcaTGAATATTCATTAAAACTTTTTTGATCATCAAATATGAGGCAAAGAAGAAGGGACCCGAGATTGGAAATTAAGCTCATGAAATGTGCGTGCGTGTGCATATATACCTTGGGAAAGGGCTATTTTTCACAGCTTTTTGCCCGTACTTTCTCCATCTATACCCATCGTCCAGATTATCAATCTCACTCTTTGTCAGAAATGCAAATCTAggctttctttccctttttggCTTCTTTTTGGGTTTCAACCTAAACCGCAAATTAAGAGATAAACAAAAGGAGATTAAAGGgcttaattttcttttagaaaagaaaaaatcaaaatcaaaatcaaatcttCATATCGCATTAATGCGTTATGTTAATGAATACTCTTCGTTTCATCCTCCACCCGAAAAGTAAACTTTGTAAATGGTAGCGTAcgtataattaattaagcagTATACATTAGGAGAATGCTTACTGTTTGTTTGTGTTCTCTTGATCCTGCTCATGCTCTTCTTGTACTGTTTTGGTCTGTTCCCAAGTGTTCGGTACTTCGTTGGATGATGAGGAGATCGACGAAGATTCAGCCGGAGTATTCACGAGCTCCGGCAACTCCCCGGGAACCGACGAAGTCGGAGACAGAAGCGGCAGGGGTGGCTGTAACGGAGATTGGAACTGATCATCGAAGAAAGATGGGTAATTTTGTTGGAAACCCAACACGTCGATGAAGCCGAAAGAGCCCTTTTCGGCGTCACATGTCATGTCAAAGAAGCTTGTTAAAGAGAAACCCGACGGAATATGGTCGGAAAATGTAGAATTCCCCACCAAACTTTCTCTCTGTAGCTCTTCTTTGTTTTCCATAGATCGATCACAAACAAACGCAGATTCTTCACTTCAAGCTCTTCATAGCTGGAATTCTGCTATAACAGTGTGtgaatgaagaaaaagagagagagagagagagagagagagagagagggagggctTTGGGTTTTTAATGACTTTTGAGGGGAAGAAGCCAACAATTTTAGGGGCGTGTTTTGGAGAACAGATTGGCGGAAGCCGTTTTCCACCTACCTACGGGATGACCGACACCTGTGGGTGCACTGTTGGGAACAGCCTGCCGACCGAGTGTCCCTTGGGAAATGATTCTCGTAGAATCTATATATCTTACTtactaagaaaataaaagaagataattttaaaaaaattcttttaaattttagcatTAATCTTAACATTTGTATTATTATACGTTCGAGTGTGTTTAAACACTTaggtatattatataattaaaaatgtcCACCACTGATCCCCATttgatcaatatatatatatatatatattgtcaagaaatatgtataattttaaaaaagttttgaaagatGTCTCGTACGTGAGGACAGGCAAAGCGCAGTTTAGGTGAAGGATGGAGGAAGGAAGCTTCCATACgcggatggatggatggatggatggatagCTGACTGGGAACCGGTTGCGTGTGTGTGGACAGGCATCCGGTGGCATGCAAGTCggttggaagaaaagaaaagaaaagtaaattagagaagaaaaggtTGGGTCGTTTGGATTgcatggatggatggatggatgggtGGATGGATCCCAATAATATTCTTTGTTTAGTTATTCTCTGGCTTTTGGCTCTTTCTTTATGAATAGAAAATTCTTTCTTGGATCGCAAGGATTAATTAAAaaccaccatatatatatatatatatatacagtaccattcatctctttctcttccctttccttttcatttctaCTCAGATCGACGCGGTTCGCTTTCGGGCCCAGTACTCATCCATCGATGGTGACTCCAACTCAATGCTCTTTcaatctctctcccccctctctctgtctctcttttAAACTTTTTGTTTGTCACGGGCTTCATTCTTCAATTCACTGTCATACATACGTACCATATATGTGTAGGCGAGCGATATATAGATGATCTTCatcatgtatatattattaattaattaaaaaagattagTTTATTTTAAACGTTGGAAATTAACATATATTGTTGTTATCTAAGCGGGAAGAGTACGTAGTACtctaattaatttgtaattaagAACTGAACTGAACTGATCCATATATataggctatatatatatatattaattatagcataatatataatacCACATGCATTTCCAGCTGCCAGATTCAAAAACTTACTCTATAAGCTTGTCCACTATTTATTAGCtagttttatgaattattattttaccTGCaacaatataattaattaattgtaatagGCATGACATGATCGAGGTTAAttgatgcatgcatgcatgtctGATAGTACGTAATTAATAGCCACCTATATTTATATACCCAACTTCAATTTAATGTACTAATTAGCTATGCATCTTAAAAGGGCTTACACTATATATCGTTACAAATGTCTGCAaactatatattaaatatatatgattcttcttcttcggtgCTCCTCAATTAATCACTCGGCCCCTACCCTCCTactctttgatttttaattgtaatatatatataagtatacgTACCTTTGATtgaaggctatatatatatatatatatatatgttccttGATTCATGTAACCATCCATGATATAATTAAGCTTCCATAATTAAGcactaacaaataaataaagatgCATGCCATGCTATGATTCCCTTTCTTTGACCCTATAGCTATAGCTATTTCCGTGACaccatttaattttatatggaaaGAATCTCTTTGCTATATGCGGGGCtcattgatttaattttttttagatacaaataaagttaataaataatttgtcacaagcatgcatgcatgctagtttttactttttttggtacataaaaatacattaaattttaACCACTAAGCAACATGAGCTAGAATGATCAAACTAACAATTAATGATCCTACAGGAATATTACTTATCACCTACAAaaagctatatataaatatatatttatgctcTAATTGAGTGATTACTTATAAACTATATAATAATTAAGTGACacttattttggaaactttaaATGAAAAGATGAATTTTAGTGTGATAAAGTTCATCTCAAGTTAATTTATTGTAATTGGGAATCATAAATTTAAACCAATTAAGaaacaacttcttcttcttcttcttcttcttctttttttataattgtgtgtttttttttttaaaaaaaaggacTTTATTAAAGTATCTACTTATATAAGAATAGAATTAATATAgataacatatattattattattatacataagcGTGACCGACCATGGTTATTTTACAAGTCGCAATTAGATTCTTTCAATTATAAAAGATATCGGACAAGATTTTAAATCAGCATTGCTTAGGATGGCTGGACCCGTCCGTTCCAGCTGCctaatttctttattattaatttggtcGTTGGTTTGCGGTTACATGGCAGTTAATCAAATGATTCCCTTAGTTTCTAGATGCagcacgcacacacacataattGGCATcgcctacacacacacacatatatatatattattggatgtacaatttttatatattaattaatgaatcAAAGTTAGTTCCAAAATTATTTCCTCCTCGATCCTTAAAGTTAATTTATTAATCGACTagttaattatattcttaatttgAACCAATCTGTGTCCTcaatccaaaatttaaaaaaaaaaaaaaaaagttaacttAAATGACAAATCTTCAATGCTTTTAAGCTAAAAAAGATTGATGTGATCAATTAGAGATTTAGtttaaagaaaattatcaaatatatatatatatatatatattccatatGGCTTTTGAATATTGATTGCATGGTAGTAGCTAGTTATCATACTTTAAGAGGTTTCTTTGTGCTTCACAGTCAGTACTAAAcactattattatttacatGTGAGTGTTTAGTGACTGAttatttattgattaataataataattaaagtgtAAATGTTATCACATAGATAACACTCATTTGACATGTAATTACATGCAACTTTTTTTCCAATTTGGTAATGGGCCTTTCATGGGTTTGCACTCCGCAGTGAATCCAAGAAGTTAGAAGCGTGTGGGGAAAACCCCAAACCCATATCCATGCGGCCCGTTTCTTACGTCTTTATTGGGCCTCTCTGTTTGGAAAGGCCCATCAGGGCAGGGAAGTAATTTAAATCCtcattatttttagttttaataaaaatcaattttttttttaaaatgataatattTATCCTTTGGTACCAATGCATTAGCATGACATTTTTCTTGAATATCTTGAAATTCTCTAgttttatggaattttaaaatatatttaagtttTCATAATTCTAGAATGTTCTTTTGTAATATATCTAGAGTAGCTAGTTAAACTATATGAGTTGACATagcccatattttttttttaagaatattaaagtttgtcaaattttaatttatttttatttttattgatagaATTATTATTGATGTaaccccctctctctcatttaCGCCAAAAgcgcacacacacactcttTGTGTGTCTCAAGCTAAGATGATTGAGAAATTACTATATTGTACTCTTAAGGATATAGGTCGAACGGTCAGATAAGTGATGTGTCAAGTTCGTATTAATGAATCGTGAATTTGATTCTCgttctatataataaaataaagtttaacTATTGTAATTTATCGGTTTTATTAAATTGAAAACACAAACAAAAGGACCGCATAGGAATTATCAACCTGAAAAACTACTTAAACTGTACAATAAACCACAACCATGAGAGTTGAGTAGTAGGCAAGGTATAGGCTTGGAAGCGTGCAGCCCCATGCCCATGTGCAGGCCTGCACGCAATGGGTGGTTCCAAGGATGATGATACAATACAATATTctttatataatacatatatactatAAATACATGTACCTGTCATGTTTGGGATTAATATATGTTATACAcgtaattgttttatttatttttgttatagatagtgatgtggcaccacctaaaattgctaaaatatccctacGCGCCAATAGTCTTACCCGCCACATGGATCGCTTGAGAaactgacacgtggcaagtcaacaatccaGAGCGGAGCCCGAGAAATTCGGGCCGGGCCGCAAGACCAGTTCCACCTTAACCGAGAttcttgggagtcgtgccccCGCTCAACACGGGTTTATCCCAGGTACTCCATAACGGGTCTACATATAAAGGACAAGAATCCTCACCAAGTACGCCAAGTTTCAtagctcttacatttattacgacttgcatttactctactgatttgagcgtcggagtccaccccggagGACCCTAGCCCCGTCACTCAATTGTCTTGCAGGTCCCATCATcgaggtccgacatcgccaagtaggggtgttcaaaaaaattggtaGACCGCGAAAACCGCccgcaccaaaccaaaccgcacCGAACCGCGTGGTTTTTTAAGGACGTGGTCTGGTGTGGTTTGAAAAATACCCAAACCGGTGCTGGCGGTTCAGTTTCAAACCAAACCGCCCgactatattaataattaaaataaataaaaaatgaaatatataaaataattaaattattttttatagcaGACTAGCAGtcccattttaaataattttttgttatcattttggaaccaaaaatcgcaccaaaccaaaccaaaccaaaccaaaccgcacCAAATCGCACCTAAATTACACAAAACACCAAGTTTCAGCAAATCGCGGAAACCGCACCAAATCAGACCGCTCGGTCTGATTATAGGTGCAAACCGCATATGCGATTTGGCGcatttttttggccaaaaaccGCCCAAACCGCACCATGTACACCCCTATCGCCAAGTCCGAGGTCCATTCACAGAGGTGGCATGTGGTGGTCGGTCTCAAAAATCATCACCAGATagtatttgatatatatatatatatatattggttatTTATAATTTGATGATTTATTTGGTTGTGTTATAATATCCGAAAGTTTTACCTAAAACTGGTTTATAAATTGTTACATTTACATACATAACGATATAAGTTATAATCAttgattatatttaatataatatttttgatattatatttaatatattatggtcctatatataaaaatagatgTTTAATTATGGCCCAATTCAACttaattatgagtttaaatCTAAGAATAGTAAGTcttatatttgttatattagAGTAACTTCAAGGGGAGTGTTATTTGGAGTGTCAATTctataattatcaaaatgacactcaaaatttaaaaattttcacttCAATGAGGATGACATTCAGGGTTATAAAATGGTAATAATCTTCTTGGGGTGACAATTTTCCAAATTCTGGAATGAGAAAATGGAGAGGTGTTATTTCCCATAGTTAAATTTAACAGCTCTATTTCAAccaaaaaattctataaaatacaTAGATTATCTGAAGTAGGGGATTTTAGGCTAGGTGAGCGACGAAACAAGAAAGAGCCAGAGAAGTAGCGATCAACCAATGAGCGATGAAGGGTTGGAGGGAAGAGCCAGTGAGTGACAAAGCGAAAGCATTAAGAGAGACAGTAAGCAAGAGCGAGGCGAGCGATCGAGGGTAGAGCTGACGAGGACGAGCCGCAAGCAACAACCGATCAAGAGTAAGAAGGGGTGAGTCGTCGAAGAGAAGGAagcacagagagagaaaggggaaggaGGCAAAGGTCTTTGccttgcctatatatatataattaattttaatttaaaataaatatttttattttaattaattattagaatttaaataagtcCTTTGCTTtgtctatatatattaatttttgtaatttaatttgaattttctaatttgatttaatttttaaattttaaatttttttaattaaggatgattttatttatattaataaaaaatattaaaatattaaaatgacacCCCAACACTATCGTTggagtaaatttataattcaaatattatttaaaattacaaataaataatttaatactcTAAAATAACAActctcaaaattataaatagataaaattaacaCCCCCAAAACAACAACTCCCTTTAAGTTGCTCTTACAGGGTCTAAATCTGCCTTTCGGTTTGAGAGAGACCGGCCAATGTGGCGGGCCCTCCCCCTTCCATTCCGTGGACTGCGCGGCATCGGCTTAGCATCCATATTGCCTAGCCTGCAAGCACCAGTCTAGGACCCGCTGCCGAGTAGCTTGTTTATCAATATTTAGGAATGAGAAGGAGATAACTAGGTGGTGCTTTTACTATTAAACTCCCCGtttcaatttataaaattatttcataaacTAATCAagttaaattgaattttaattataattatttaataaaatagtaGTTAAActcacataataataatacttaaGTTGAGTTTAAGTGCTTAACCTACCTGATATGAATTtaacttataaatttaatatttattaaatttgagattGGGCTCACCTCAAAAAGAAAAGGTGTAAATTCAATGGCAGATGGAGCTTAATATCATTGTGGCGTtgtccacatatatatatatatatatatgtgtgtgtgtgtattatacGCAATGGCTGGGGTGGGAAAGGCGAGGAGGAAGTGATGGCCGGCCTGCCGGCCGAAGATGTATAGTTTGGTCCCCTACACTCCAcctttaaatttgaaaatatatatatatatatatatatttgatggtTTCTGTCTGAAGCAAGGAGTTGTGGTGTCCACTGTCCGCTGTCCTGTACctacgtacatacatacatgcgcACAAACCTATTTGCCTTTCTCTCTGTCTGCTGCAATTGCTGATTCACCCGCTCCCTCTTCCCTCTGTTGTTCCCTTTCACATTCACATTACATTCCAGTGCTGGTGCTGGTGCTGCTGCTGCCTCTGCATTGAATGTTGCTTCACTAACTCACACTCAGCTTGTGAGTTTCAGCTTGGccatgtattattattttctgaTTGTCttagtatttattaaatactaaaaattaattatcaaatgttaaaatttatttattaaaactcATCCCATTTGCATTTCTGTCTCGCAACATTCCCCGtgtcaataaaattaaaaccgAATTAGTGGGTACCAAATAAGTGAAATCCAAATGACTCAAAATTCAATGGAAATGACTGAAATTAATCTAAATAGCCTGATTTTTACTCAAAAAGTATAACTAATGACTGAACTAATCTAAACCTTCATGGCGTTCTTGTAAAATACTCATATATTTGGGCCAATccagttaaaatattttataagatcATCACATCGAATATCATAACATCTAATTAAGATGACAGTcagtgtgatatatatatatatgtatatgtacaccCACTTTTATATATGTTGGGAGGTTTATGTATAACTTTATTATGTTGGTGATGACCCAACATGGGTGAATGGGATGGGGGGCATGGACAAGAgacctttttcttttgcttgctTTTGCTTTCTCGTCGATGGGCACTGGCACCCCCTCCTGAGGGTGCAGCCGTGTTTTTCATTAGTTTGGGGGAGCTAAGAGATATAACTATGGCACGGACAAGGAGGGGGTTGAACTGCACAtatgcaatttttattttttatggggGTGGGTTTGGGAATGGAAGGAAGGTGGGGAAGAAGGTACGTTTCCTTTTGATGGTTGCGGTCACATGGGGCAGCCAgcaagggggaaaaaaaaaaaaaaaaggcaggaGGAGAGGTTGCTCTGGTCACATGGGCAGATAGATGTTTGGTAAAAACACTTTTGTTTAGATTTGTGGGTTTCAAATGTCTTTTGTATGGTACTGTTTGGAGGCTTGCAGCGACACGCCACATGTCGCTAATAATAATTTCAGCCCAGGTTTATGCAATGCCAATCATAGTAGTGTTAAAAATCTTCCCACCCAAACAACCATATATTATCACTTAATATCCAACCCCAAATTAACTGACAAATACTGATGTCGGGATGGATAAAAATCCCATTCCTAGGCACCTACCTACGACTCAAGAAAGTCTCAATTTGTTAAAGGGCTGCTTTTatccttaaaaataaaataataaaattataccaTCAGAcgtttgtatatatatgcatgcatggttttatgctaaattaattaaacaatgtTTTGATTGGGTTAAGGGCATAtcaaataatcataataatatatttatatataaattattattgggGATGTACCCACGCTCACGAGATTGGTGTTGagtaggatatatatatatatataggatgacACAAATTGGTAATTAATGCTCGAGGATgaagaataatattattacaaaatGATTTTAGAAAAAGGGTCTCTAATTAATTAAGGTTA from Diospyros lotus cultivar Yz01 chromosome 4, ASM1463336v1, whole genome shotgun sequence includes the following:
- the LOC127800108 gene encoding probable WRKY transcription factor 48, with translation MENKEELQRESLVGNSTFSDHIPSGFSLTSFFDMTCDAEKGSFGFIDVLGFQQNYPSFFDDQFQSPLQPPLPLLSPTSSVPGELPELVNTPAESSSISSSSNEVPNTWEQTKTVQEEHEQDQENTNKQLKPKKKPKRERKPRFAFLTKSEIDNLDDGYRWRKYGQKAVKNSPFPRSYYRCTGPGCGVKKRVERCSGDPATVVTTYEGTHTHSCLVTPRGNVRLVTESAGFGGGGPSSLHYDHRHEQPYNSHIINPSPSPCLSFTANANSSFPVDSPCLIRDCGLLQDMVPWQLRKVSKEE